The genomic stretch ACCGAGGGGTTTAGCAtgtgtatatatacacatatctTGTAACTTAAAGCTGCAAAGGCTGAGTGTTGGCTGGAACAAGGGATCCACAAGCTGTGCAGCTGGCTGCTCTCTCTGAAGCTCTGCAGAGCATGTACCCTGAGTCCCTGTTTTCCCTCTAACTGATTTTGGTGGCTTTTGGAGGTGTACTCGTGAATTAAATGTGCCATTGCAGCCTTATGTGTTGTACCATGATTGTAGTCCTTATTTCCCCTGTCTGTTGTaggttttcttttcttattttggCTCTGTTTCGCAGGTCCAGGGTGGGGCAGAGGTTGTTGCTGGCAGTGCAGGTCCTTGCTGCACTCCCCTTTACTTTGGCTTACTTGGCAGGTGTACAGAGGGAGGTACAACCCATCAAATGCAGCCTTGCAGTGGGGCAGTTGCTGGAAGTGAAAATCTGCCGGCTGGGATCTGCTGGGGTGCCTTTTTTGCACTATTACAACAGCCTTATGTGGGTGAGTCCTTCCCTTCTTCCTACTGTTTTTTCCTTTGGTTAGGCAGTCCGTTTCCTTAGCCTCTTTGTTCCTCTACTGAACCTTGCTGCCTTTCAGGTTTCAGTGTCGTAGGCTTCTGGGGCGATAATCCATCCCTCGGCCTAGAAAATCCTTCGGATCAAATGGCTCTCCGGACTTGGCGTAATGCATAGCGGGGTCCGAAAAGGAATCGagtcttcccctttttcttcttCATGTGGCACGATTGCTTAAGGTTATGTAATAGGTCTTGTAGAGTGAAAACTTAATCGAGTCTTGTAGTAGTTTCACTCgtacattttctttatttttatcatcaaTATTTGTAATACACGATTTAAAATGGAAACTCTAGATATCATGTTTTGTTCGCTCAAGAATATAAATGAATTCTCTTTTATCTTTCTACTTTGAAACTTTAgtctttatttcatcaattcTCGAGAAATTAGATCTCGGCTATTACACAAGTCTCCAATCAGCTCCTCTGTTCCCTTGGGTTGCTTGGCCGTCGGCTGGCTGGAGGTTGCTCCCGGTGGATTACCGGAAGAGGATCCTGACCCATGATGGAAATTTCCTTGTGGTCATTGATTTCCCTGTTGTTGCGAGGGAACACTTGAATTCTGATTCTGGTAGCTTCTCTGATGCGGTGGAACATAGGAGACCATTTGATTGTTCTGATTCATGTTCTGCCAGTGCGGCTGATTTTCCTGTCCCCTATTGTTGTTCCAGTTGTTCTGCCCTTCGTGGTTCCGATTCTGCCATTGGGGTTGCTCCTCATGCTGCTGTGGATAACTGATAGCCGGCTGCTGTTGATAAGTTATGGCCGGTGGTTGCTGGTAGGTAATAGCAAGTGGTTGTTGATACGTGCTAACTGGTGGTGGTGGCTGACTCTGGTTCTGATCTGACCATTTGAAATTTGGGTGTTCTCTCCATGGAGTTTCTCTCTGTTTCTCGGGCACCCAGTTCCCATTAGGGCTCCAATGCCCACCAGCACTCATCTGAGCTTGAAGATCAGGGAGACGGTCCGTAGCTGGGATACATCCCTTCCTGGTTTACTACATCATTCACTTTCTCCTGCGGGACAGGCTGATTCTGTTTCTCCACCGCGGCCAACAGCGCCTTTTCCATTTTGTCCATGCGAGCCTCCATTCTCTCCTCGGCTGTGTCTGCATAGGTATTTACTAGCACCTGCCTCAAGATTGTGGTACGTGGGTTATCATATGCCCTCTTGGCATTGATCAATCTATCCAGCACTCTTTTGGCCTCACTCACCTTCAGTTTAGAGAAGTCACCACctctcgaggagttcattagaTCTTTGCTCTCAGGGGTTAGTCCTTCATAAAAAGTGTTGTAAACATCGGCTTCCACAATACGGTTATCCAGGCATGTATCGAGCAGTCCTTTGTATCTTCCCCAGTATTCACTTAAAGTTTCCTCACTATCCTGTCGGGCTCCTGGAATCTCCTTCAGGGCATTTGTTTTTGTGGAGGGAAAGAAGTAATCCAAGAATATTTGTCGAAACTCCGACCAGGTCCTTATAGATCTCTGAGGCAACCTCATGAACCAGGTGTCAGCTTCGCTTTGTAATGCGAAAGGAATAGCGCGCAACCTGTAATCTTCCTCGCTTGATCCCATTGGTCGCTTCTGAATCCTACAAAGTTTGCAGAATTCGTGCAGGAAGGTGTACGAGTTCTCCACTCTTCGCCGGTAAAAATGTGGCATGACCGCCAGGACATTGTTCTTTATCTCGATCCCTGACTGAGCTGGGGTCAACACTATGGCCTGAGAAGGCTCGCCGTCTATGTGGGCGTTCAGGGATCCAATCTCGGAATCATTATCTTCTACATCCGCCATTGGAGCAGGTTCTTCCTCTGGCTCGGTTTCTTCCCTTTTTAGTTCGGCAAACGGGAGTGTATCTTCCTTCTCTTcagagcttgaatgtgatggcCCTCCTGTGTTCAACCCAGACCTGGTGACAACGGGGTTAGCTGTTGCTCTTCTCCTCCAGTTACCCTCTGTGTCTCTCCAGTTCACTGTGTTGTTCCAGTGTCCAAAATTCAGGCTCCGGTACATAAACTGcgaaagaaaataaacaaaaaaatcaactatttacaccaaatatctcaaacacatgCGCATAAAAAtaccatccatccccggcaacggcgccatttgaaagctaGCAAGAGGTTTCCCTCAACCTAATGACTCTAGTTCACACAATAGATTTTAGTATGTCGATATTGCTCAACTAATCAAGTCAATGATGAAGAGATCAGGTAGGCAACTATCCATTCGTTGGTTATGCAAACGGAGAGGCTTAGGGCCTTCAataccttaacccacaatactatagactagtaaagggaagtaagagTCGAATCCCACAGGGACAGAGGCATGTCGAGTTGTGTATGAGACATGttagggggttggctgctgcc from Salvia splendens isolate huo1 chromosome 4, SspV2, whole genome shotgun sequence encodes the following:
- the LOC121800856 gene encoding putative uncharacterized protein DDB_G0288537, with the protein product MSAGGHWSPNGNWVPEKQRETPWREHPNFKWSDQNQSQPPPPVSTYQQPLAITYQQPPAITYQQQPAISYPQQHEEQPQWQNRNHEGQNNWNNNRGQENQPHWQNMNQNNQMVSYVPPHQRSYQNQNSSVPSQQQGNQ